In one Rutidosis leptorrhynchoides isolate AG116_Rl617_1_P2 chromosome 8, CSIRO_AGI_Rlap_v1, whole genome shotgun sequence genomic region, the following are encoded:
- the LOC139862238 gene encoding uncharacterized protein isoform X1 → MGSEGEQDPQKMKKIAAAAYEYENDPRWSDYWSNILIPPQMASRSDVIDHYKRKFYQRYIDPDFVVEPMTTQTTSQSSRSSTSTSAPSSAAERRPSNNSGSTTRTTPSATASTPSSTTLRWDRQTIQFSVNAWVLVVAVLAMFPLVPRSLSNRAYRISFMGTLCSSLYSLYSLYGKPRAWNIQALQVWLQSVFSTKDFIYSIYCLTFVSSNLQLRFALLPVLCRTLEHTAKFVRRNFSQSPLYRKYLEELCVWVESNTTTLSILSSQAEIGMGFLLIISLFSSQRNIIQTFMYWQLLKLMYHAPVTAGYHQNVWVKVGMTVRPLIHQYAPFLNSPISAIQKWWFRQ, encoded by the exons ATGGGTTCAGAAGGAGAACAAGATCCGCAAAAGATGAAGAAGATAGCAGCTGCTGCTTATGAATACGAAAACGATCCACGCTGGTCTGATTACTGGTCCAATATTCTTATTCCACCTCAGATGGCTTCTCGCTCTGACGTCATCGATCACTACAAACGCAAATTCTACCAGCGTTACATC GATCCTGATTTTGTAGTGGAACCAATGACTACACAAACTACCTCTCAGTCTTCAAGGTCATCAACATCAACATCAGCACCATCATCTGCAGCCGAACGTAGGCCATCTAACAACTCAG GGTCCACTACTAGAACAACACCCTCTGCAACTGCATCAACTCCAAGTTCAACTACTTTGCGCTGGGATCGACAAACCATACAATTTTCTGTCAATGCTTGG GTGTTAGTTGTGGCTGTGCTCGCTATGTTCCCCCTCGTACCTAGAAGTCTCTCTAACAGGGCGTATCGGATTTCATTTATGGGCACTTTATGTTCCTCCTTATATTCCCTCTACTCTCTTTATGGG AAACCAAGGGCATGGAATATACAGGCACTACAAGTGTGGCTTCAATCAGTTTTTTCTACAAAGGATTTCATCTACTCCATTTATTGCCTCACTTTTGTCTCTTCAAATCTTCAACTTAGAT TTGCTTTGCTTCCCGTCTTATGTCGAACCTTGGAACACACTGCAAAATTCGTTAGACGTAATTTCAGCCAATCACCCTTATACAG GAAATACTTGGAAGAGCTTTGTGTTTGGGTGGAATCAAACACGACAACACTTAGCATACTGTCATCACAAGCTGAGATTGGAATGGGATTTCTTTTAATTATCTCTCTTTTTTC GTCGCAGCGGAACATCATACAAACTTTCATGTACTGGCAG CTGTTGAAGCTAATGTACCATGCACCTGTAACTGCTGGTTACCATCAAAATGTGTGGGTTAAAGTAGGGATGACGGTTAGGCCTCTTATCCAtcaatatgctccctttttaaacaGTCCCATCTCTGCAATACAAAAATGGTGGTTCAGGCAATGA
- the LOC139862238 gene encoding uncharacterized protein isoform X2, which translates to MGSEGEQDPQKMKKIAAAAYEYENDPRWSDYWSNILIPPQMASRSDVIDHYKRKFYQRYIDPDFVVEPMTTQTTSQSSRSSTSTSAPSSAAERSTTRTTPSATASTPSSTTLRWDRQTIQFSVNAWVLVVAVLAMFPLVPRSLSNRAYRISFMGTLCSSLYSLYSLYGKPRAWNIQALQVWLQSVFSTKDFIYSIYCLTFVSSNLQLRFALLPVLCRTLEHTAKFVRRNFSQSPLYRKYLEELCVWVESNTTTLSILSSQAEIGMGFLLIISLFSSQRNIIQTFMYWQLLKLMYHAPVTAGYHQNVWVKVGMTVRPLIHQYAPFLNSPISAIQKWWFRQ; encoded by the exons ATGGGTTCAGAAGGAGAACAAGATCCGCAAAAGATGAAGAAGATAGCAGCTGCTGCTTATGAATACGAAAACGATCCACGCTGGTCTGATTACTGGTCCAATATTCTTATTCCACCTCAGATGGCTTCTCGCTCTGACGTCATCGATCACTACAAACGCAAATTCTACCAGCGTTACATC GATCCTGATTTTGTAGTGGAACCAATGACTACACAAACTACCTCTCAGTCTTCAAGGTCATCAACATCAACATCAGCACCATCATCTGCAGCCGAAC GGTCCACTACTAGAACAACACCCTCTGCAACTGCATCAACTCCAAGTTCAACTACTTTGCGCTGGGATCGACAAACCATACAATTTTCTGTCAATGCTTGG GTGTTAGTTGTGGCTGTGCTCGCTATGTTCCCCCTCGTACCTAGAAGTCTCTCTAACAGGGCGTATCGGATTTCATTTATGGGCACTTTATGTTCCTCCTTATATTCCCTCTACTCTCTTTATGGG AAACCAAGGGCATGGAATATACAGGCACTACAAGTGTGGCTTCAATCAGTTTTTTCTACAAAGGATTTCATCTACTCCATTTATTGCCTCACTTTTGTCTCTTCAAATCTTCAACTTAGAT TTGCTTTGCTTCCCGTCTTATGTCGAACCTTGGAACACACTGCAAAATTCGTTAGACGTAATTTCAGCCAATCACCCTTATACAG GAAATACTTGGAAGAGCTTTGTGTTTGGGTGGAATCAAACACGACAACACTTAGCATACTGTCATCACAAGCTGAGATTGGAATGGGATTTCTTTTAATTATCTCTCTTTTTTC GTCGCAGCGGAACATCATACAAACTTTCATGTACTGGCAG CTGTTGAAGCTAATGTACCATGCACCTGTAACTGCTGGTTACCATCAAAATGTGTGGGTTAAAGTAGGGATGACGGTTAGGCCTCTTATCCAtcaatatgctccctttttaaacaGTCCCATCTCTGCAATACAAAAATGGTGGTTCAGGCAATGA
- the LOC139861262 gene encoding probable isoprenylcysteine alpha-carbonyl methylesterase ICMEL2 isoform X1 yields the protein METVDHPLYSSTRRRCSANVLQTKNSPCLSRSQSLSRDIGHAASETYLITRLTFILLRYLGVGRRWMLRLLALGLYAMLLSPGFLRVIYKCCVSSNVRRGIVYGDQPRNRLDLYLPKNRDGSKPVVVFVTGGAWIIGYKGWGALLGLQLAERDIIVASLDYRNFPQGTISNMIEDVSRGISFVCKNIAEYGGDPNRIYLIGQSAGAHISSCALFQQAIKESEGESTSWSVSQIKAYFGLSGAYNLPNLVEHFDRRGLHRSIFLSMMEGEESLKRFSPEIFIEDINVRNAVSTLPHILIFHGTADISIPPDASITFVETLKKLGARAELILYEGKTHTDLFVQDPLRGGKDEMFDYIVDYIHAGDVDALAKVATAPPRKRLCSEPLLKLAGMVSPF from the exons ATGGAGACTGTTGATCATCCGTTATATTCTAGCACGAGACGAAGATGTTCTGCTAATGTTTTACAGACGAAGAATTCTCCTTGTTTAAGTCGATCACAATCGTTAAGTCGTGATATTGGGCATGCTGCAAGTGAAACTTATTTAATAACTCGTCTTACTTTTATTCTTCTTCGCTATCTCGG GGTAGGCCGCCGGTGGATGTTGAGGCTTCTTGCCCTCGGCCTCTACGCAATGCTATTATCGCCAGGCTTTCTCAGAG TAATATATAAATGTTGCGTCTCTAGCAATGTTCGTAGAGGTATAGTTTATGGTGATCAGCCTAGAAATAG GTTGGATCTATACTTGCCGAAAAATAGAGATGGTTCGAAGCCAGTGGTTGTGTTTGTGACTGGTGGAGCATGGATCATAGGTTATAAAGGATGGGGTGCTCTTTTAGGTCTTCAGTTAGCAGAACGTGACATCATTGTTGCATCCCTTGATTACAG GAACTTTCCTCAGGGTACAATCAGCAATATGATTGAAGACGTTTCTCGAGGCatatcttttgtttgcaaaaatatTGCCGAATATGGCGGTGATCCAAATAGGATTTATCTGATTGGGCAGTCTGCTGGTGCACATATATCTTCCTGTGCCCTTTTTCAGCAAGCAATTAAAGAATCGGAAGGAGAGAGCACCTCGTGGAGCGTTTCTCAAATAAAAGCTTATTTCGGTCTATCTGGAGC GTACAACCTACCCAACCTTGTTGAACATTTTGATCGACGAGGCCTCCACCGCTCTATATTTTTAAG TATGATGGAAGGAGAGGAATCGTTGAAACGATTTTCACCTGAGATTTTTATTGAAGATATTAATGTTAGAAATGCCGTTTCAACTCTGCCCCATATTCTCATTTTCCATGGAACTGCAGACATCTCGATACCACCAGATGCAAG TATTACTTTTGTGGAGACTCTAAAGAAACTTGGAGCGCGAGCTGAGCTAATACTATATGAAGGAAAAACTCATACAGATTTATTTGTTCAA GATCCTCTTAGAGGTGGTAAAGACGAAATGTTTGACTATATAGTTGATTACATACATGCTGGTGATGTTGATGCACTTGCTAAAGTTGCAACCGCACCACCACGTAAACGACTTTGTTCAGAACCTTTGCTGAAGTTAGCTGGTATGGTGAGCCCCTTTTAG
- the LOC139861262 gene encoding probable isoprenylcysteine alpha-carbonyl methylesterase ICMEL2 isoform X2: MLRLLALGLYAMLLSPGFLRVIYKCCVSSNVRRGIVYGDQPRNRLDLYLPKNRDGSKPVVVFVTGGAWIIGYKGWGALLGLQLAERDIIVASLDYRNFPQGTISNMIEDVSRGISFVCKNIAEYGGDPNRIYLIGQSAGAHISSCALFQQAIKESEGESTSWSVSQIKAYFGLSGAYNLPNLVEHFDRRGLHRSIFLSMMEGEESLKRFSPEIFIEDINVRNAVSTLPHILIFHGTADISIPPDASITFVETLKKLGARAELILYEGKTHTDLFVQDPLRGGKDEMFDYIVDYIHAGDVDALAKVATAPPRKRLCSEPLLKLAGMVSPF, translated from the exons ATGTTGAGGCTTCTTGCCCTCGGCCTCTACGCAATGCTATTATCGCCAGGCTTTCTCAGAG TAATATATAAATGTTGCGTCTCTAGCAATGTTCGTAGAGGTATAGTTTATGGTGATCAGCCTAGAAATAG GTTGGATCTATACTTGCCGAAAAATAGAGATGGTTCGAAGCCAGTGGTTGTGTTTGTGACTGGTGGAGCATGGATCATAGGTTATAAAGGATGGGGTGCTCTTTTAGGTCTTCAGTTAGCAGAACGTGACATCATTGTTGCATCCCTTGATTACAG GAACTTTCCTCAGGGTACAATCAGCAATATGATTGAAGACGTTTCTCGAGGCatatcttttgtttgcaaaaatatTGCCGAATATGGCGGTGATCCAAATAGGATTTATCTGATTGGGCAGTCTGCTGGTGCACATATATCTTCCTGTGCCCTTTTTCAGCAAGCAATTAAAGAATCGGAAGGAGAGAGCACCTCGTGGAGCGTTTCTCAAATAAAAGCTTATTTCGGTCTATCTGGAGC GTACAACCTACCCAACCTTGTTGAACATTTTGATCGACGAGGCCTCCACCGCTCTATATTTTTAAG TATGATGGAAGGAGAGGAATCGTTGAAACGATTTTCACCTGAGATTTTTATTGAAGATATTAATGTTAGAAATGCCGTTTCAACTCTGCCCCATATTCTCATTTTCCATGGAACTGCAGACATCTCGATACCACCAGATGCAAG TATTACTTTTGTGGAGACTCTAAAGAAACTTGGAGCGCGAGCTGAGCTAATACTATATGAAGGAAAAACTCATACAGATTTATTTGTTCAA GATCCTCTTAGAGGTGGTAAAGACGAAATGTTTGACTATATAGTTGATTACATACATGCTGGTGATGTTGATGCACTTGCTAAAGTTGCAACCGCACCACCACGTAAACGACTTTGTTCAGAACCTTTGCTGAAGTTAGCTGGTATGGTGAGCCCCTTTTAG
- the LOC139863669 gene encoding protein GAMETE EXPRESSED 3: MVYLVAENRVLRVTYTAKVRIPASSGEVFLGPETGLEDMNEIVGLTVSVSSACVIVNLHRRGLFAFRYDRTLKWSTGPFIPQNVGNHQGCRKNFTDCYFVSHPVLDYCDANFYIANNQGELYSVTTNGPPHFEWIQDISSIGKNFSITSGNNGQLYLTFQYKAVIIALDVLEGTILWQQSIGSLSASDSAPVVDVNGWISIGSLDGYLYTISPSGVVTKLPRRKIKDTVIQVDPIVDCSGYAVYISQTKMEGMISRNIRGHTYVSAIKPIKTTITLLVPATGTVHWSESYPGALSNLFLETDLRNYAVDEKILLAFISSSNVGNPLSCYSTHQKLESSCSKMDLRKTRFYTGNETVIKIFLAIETILLILAAALVRFCCVFWSKKKLQNQDLGKFLEKRSSLRLQKKLYDRTITELEKEAAEGPSTNEMLEKIDDLVKERENVERKLLTTYSLGRDATSPQSTSLIPLFDNNKKNITDTSSEKGEISNEEVEEKDVKGKALMETESSGGDDDNDDDDDDDHDRDDDDHEAVLETQGVKILDEGDELQSGAGTSMRKRLNVSTIE, from the exons ATG GTATATTTGGTTGCTGAAAACCGAGTACTAAGAGTAACTTATACTGCAAAAGTACGAATTCCTGCATCTTCGGGAGAAGTGTTTTTGGGTCCAGAAACGGGTCTAGAAGATATGAACGAGATTGTTGGACTGACTGTAAGTGTGTCAAGTGCTTGCGTTATCGTTAATTTGCACAGAAGGGGACTTTTTGCTTTTAGGTACGATCGGACTCTAAAATGGAGTACCGGACCTTTTATACCTCAAAATGTAGGAAATCATCAAGGTTGCAGGAAAAATTTCACGGACTGCTATTTCGTTTCGCACCCTGTACTTGATTATTGTGATGCAAATTTttat ATTGCGAATAATCAAGGTGAATTGTATTCGGTGACGACAAATGGTCCTCCTCATTTTGAATGGATTCAGGATATAAGCTCGATCGGAAAGAATTTTAGTATTACTTCGGGAAACAACGGTCAATTGTATCTCACTTTTCAATATAAAGCCGTTATCATTGCTCTTGATGTTTTGGAAGGAACTATTTTATGGCAGCAAAGTATCGGGTCGTTAAGTGCAAGTGACTCTGCACCCGTTGTTGATGTTAATG GTTGGATATCTATTGGTTCATTGGACGGATATCTTTACACGATTTCGCCATCTGGCGTTGTTACGAAATTACCTAGAAGAAAGATAAAGGATACAGTGATACAAGTCGATCCGATTGTTGATTGTTCTGGCTACGCAGTTTATATATCTCAGACAAAAATGGAGGGAATGATTAGCCGGAACATTCGTGGACACACATACGTTTCAGCAATAAAACCGATAAAGACCACCATTACATTGCTGGTTCCCGCCACAGGAACTGTTCATTGGTCCGAAAGTTATCCTG GTGCATTGTCAAATTTGTTTCTCGAGACCGATTTAAGGAATTATGCTGTCGACGAAAAGATTCTTCTTGCTTTTATTTCTTCTTCAA ATGTTGGCAACCCGCTTTCATGCTATAGCACTC ATCAGAAGCTTGAATCAAGCTGTTCAAAAATGGATCTCAGAAAGACTAGATTCTACACAG GTAATGAGACAGTAATAAAAATATTTCTCGCTATCGAAACAATTCTATTGATATTAGCAGCAGCGTTGGTTCGATTTTGTTGCGTATTTTGGAGTAAAAAGAAGCTTCAAAACCAAGATCTTGGAAAGTTTCTTGAAAAGAGA TCGTCTCTTCGGCTTCAGAAAAAGTTATACGATAGAACAATCACTGAGCTCGAGAAAGAAGCTGCAGAGGGACCATCAACGAATGAAATGCTAGAAAAAATCGACGATTTAGTAAAAGAAAGAGAAAATGTTGAGAGAAAGCTTTTGACTACTTACAGTTTAGGAAGGGATGCAACAAGCCCACAATCAACATCACTAATTCcactttttgataataataagaaaaatattaCTGATACTTCTTCAGAAAAAGGTGAAATTAGTAACGAAGAAGTTGAGGAAAAAGATGTAAAGGGGAAGGCTTTAATGGAGACCGAAAGCtctggtggtgatgatgataatgacgatgatgatgatgatgatcatgatcgtgatgatgatgatcatgaggcAGTTTTGGAAACACAAGGAGTGAAGATTCTTGATGAGGGAGATGAGTTGCAGAGTGGTGCCGGTACAAGTATGCGAAAGAGGTTAAACGTTAGTACCATAGAGTAA